A segment of the uncultured Fibrobacter sp. genome:
CATAAAAATTTTGACAAAACAGCCAATTGAAACTATATATACTTAGAGGGTATCATAAACATAAAGTTTCAACGGTACAGACATGGACGAAGAAAATTGGGTAGAATTTTCAAACATCATCAAGATGGATGACGAAAACATCGAAAAGTTCAAGAAGCTCTATGGCGAAGGAGAACGTTTTTTCATTGCTAATACAACGCTTTGTGAAACAATGATTTCTTTTTCGCAGATTATTCCGGAGGTTCAAAAGAACGAGTCAGACAAGGAATGGTTCGATAATTCTCGACAAGATGCGTCGAATTTTTTTGGAGCAGAGAACTCTGAACTGATAGGCAAAACCCTTGCGAAGTGGCGAATTGACCATTGGGGATCTTGTAGCGATTTACTGTATGATGATGGACCGCACTTACAGACTTTAGAGGGGTTGTTAAAGGGGGAATATGTATTTTTCACAAGGTGTAGGCCTCCCATTAAAGTCTATGAAAAAATGGCTACCGACGGACTGGTATTTGAAGCGGAATGGTGGTCTAGAGCCAGTGACGAATGGGCGATTGGAAAAGGTCAAGTTAAAGAAGGCCGTTTTCTGTACGACATCGGCCCGATGACTGGTTCTGAAAAAATGTCTTTGGAATTAGTGGCGCATGAATTCTTAGAGCCGGAAGAAAGTTCAGATGATAGACCTACAATTGTTGTGAAAAGTCGAGAACACCTTGATCAGCTGATTCAGTGTGTTCAAGAATATCTCAAAACTGAATTGTATTTGCAGGGAACATTTGGTCTTATTAGAGAAATTTTAGGAAACACTATTGTCCTAGATAATGTTCTAGACTTGAATTTTATTGATGTTTCCAGTGTAACCGACTTGAGCGATCTTTTTGCAAATTTTGACGTTTCCCCATGCCCTGAAAAGGGATGGTTCTGTAAAATCAGATTGGATATCAGCAAATGGAATGTGTCTAGTGAAACTAAGATGACACACTTGTTTGATAACGATCGAGTAGATTTAGGAGACTTTCGCAAATGGGATACTTCTAGAGCTAATAAGGTCTGGGATGACATTGAATCGTATTACAATTTTGGATTTAACATCATCCTTAATTTCAAGGACAAACATTCGTTAAAGACTAGCTTTGATGCTAATGACGAAGATTTTCTAGACGAATTGAGCCTCCATAACATTCCTTCTTCAGATTCTTATTACCGAAATGGTAAGCTCGTTTACGATTCGCAACCAGAGGATTCGTCCGAAGATTCTAAAACAGCACCAGCCGATGATGGAGCGGAAGATGACCTTCCTTTTTAAGTTATCAACCGTATAAACCTTGCATGTGTGAAAATAAAAATGGCAGAACAACCCAAAGATATGGCTACAGTCGTCGTAACAGAGAAAAAACAGCTCTTGGATTTGATTAAAGAGACTATGGCTCTTTATGGTCCTGAATGCGACCTGAATTTCATTGATGTTTCCCAAATAACGGACATGTCCGAATTGTTCAAAGGATCCGAGTTCAACGGAGACATCAGTAAATGGAATGTGTCCAAAGCGACTAATATGGAGAGCATGTTCGAGGAATCTAAGTTTAATGGGGACATTAGTGCTTGGGATGTATCGAATGTGACGAATATGAATTGTATATTCGGAGTTTCCGAATTCTGTAGCGATATTAGTCAGTGGAATGTTTCGAACGTGGCAAATATGGGCTGCATGTTCCTTCGTTCCAAATTCAACGGCGATATCAGCAAATGGAACGTATCCAATGTGACAGATATGAATCGTATGTTCTGGGGTTCCGAATTCCGTGGCGATATCAGCAAATGGAATGTTTCAAACGTAACAGACATGAGTTATATGTTCTGTGAATCCATATTCACTAGTGATATCAGTAAATGGAATGTTTCCAATGTGGCTGATATGAATCGTATGTTTTGTCTTTCCAAATTCAACGGCGATATTAGCAAATGGAACGTATCCAATGTGACAGATATGGATACTATGTTCTGGGGTTCCGAATTCTGTGGCGATATCAGCAAATGGGACGTGTCGAACGTAACTAATATGAGTTGGATGTTCATGAATTCCATATTCACAGGCGACATCAGTCAGTGGAATGTATCGAATGTGACGAATATGAGTTGTATGTTCGGGAAATCCATATTCTCTGGCAATATCAGCAAGTGGAATGTTTCGAATGTGACGAATATGAGCGGTATGTTCCACTATTCCAAATTCAATGGCGACATCAGCCAGTGGAATGTTTCAAACGTAACGAATATGAGTGATATGTTTTTAACTTCCGAATTCTGTGGCGACATCAGTCAGTGGAATGTTTCGAATGTAATGAATATGAGCAACATGTTCAAGCAATCCAAATTCAATGGCGACATCAGTCAATGGGATGTGTTGAACGTAACAGATATGAGTGGAATGTTCAGTGATTCCTTATTTACTGGCGATATCAGCAAATGGGATGTTTCTAATGTAACGAATATGAGTAACATGTTTGAGAGAAAGATGTTCACGCGGCAATCCTTATTCAATGGAGACATTAGTGCTTGGGATGTGTCGAATGTGACGAATATGAGTTGTATGTTCAATGGGGCTCATTTCAACGGAGATATAAGCCGATGGAACGTTTCTAATGTGACGAACATGAGTGATATGTTCAGCGGATCCAAATTCAATGGCGACATCAGTCAGTGGAATGTTTCTAATGTGACAAATATGAGTAAAATGTTCGAACAATCCAAATTCAACGGAGACATTAGTGCTTGGGATGTGTCGAATGTGACAAATATGAGTTATATGTTCGCTCGTTCCGAATTCCGTGGCGACATCAGTCAGTGGAATGTTTCGAATGTGACGACTATGAGTGGAATGTTCAGCGAAGCCCTTTTCGATGGCGATATCAGCAAATGGGAGGTGTCGAACGTAACTAACATGAGTGATATGTTCAGAGAATCCGAATTCAATGGCGATATTAGCAAATGGAATGTGTCGAACGTAACTAATATGTATTGTATGTTCTATTGTATGTTCGGCGAATCCAAATTCAATGGCGATATTAGCCAATGGGACGTTTCTAACGTGACAAATATGGAGTCGATGTTTCAAGGAAGCGCTTTGGAATCTTCAAAAAAAATTCCGTTGTGGTATTCGCCTAAGAAGAAGGGGAAATAATGGAAAAGATTACCGCTAGGGACAAGAACCATTTGCGAGAGCTTATTGATCAAGCGATTGACAATAAGCACATGTATTGCAACCTGAATTTCATCGATGTGTCGCAGGTGACAGACATGAGTGGGCTTTTCTCGGGCTCCTATTTCAAGGGGGACATAAGCCGCTGGGATGTGTCGAATGTTACAAATATGAGAGGAATGTTCCACCGCGCAAGTTTTAACGGCGATATAAGCCGGTGGAACGTTTCCAATGTGACAGATATGAACGGAATGTTCAGCGAAGCCCTTTTCGATGGCGATATAAGCCGTTGGAATGTTTCGAATGTAACGAATATGAGCGGCATGTTCAGTTGCGCAAGTTTTAACGGTGATATAAGCCGGTGGAACGTTTCAAAAGTGAAAGACATGAGTTACATGTTTTGTGGATACGGGCATGAAACGACAAAGTTTCCGTTTGACGGTGACATAAGTCGATGGGATGTTTCTAACGTAACAAATATGACCGGCATGTTCAGCTTTTCGAAATTCAACGGAAACATCAGTAAATGGAATGTTTCCAATGTGCAATTTATGAAAGCGATGTTCGCCTGTTCTTCTTTCAGGGGTGATATTAGCGAATGGAACACCTCGAAGGTGACCAACATGGACTATATGTTCAAAAATTCTGCAATCAAGGCGTTGGGAAAAATCCCCGCCTGGTATAAAGAATCCGAAAATGCCAACCTGTTCAAAAACGGTTGGGGCAACAGTTCACGAGAACGAGATAGAATTTACGAGAAAGACATCTTCGTTATGCTCCAAAATCCTGCGAAAGACAAGTAATGTGGTGTTTTAAGCCGAAAGTGCCAATTTTAAAAAAGTCCATTGAAAAAGTTGCGCAAAGGTTAAGTGTCGTGCAGTAACTCTTGGAAATGGAAGTCTCCTTTTTTTGTTAGATTTCAAAAAACAAAGAATTTAAAATGCTCGAAAAATTATTCAAACTTACAAACGAAGAACTGGAAGATAACGCAACCCGCCATAAAGTGGACGCAAATATTGAAACTGTGCAAACAGTTCTAGAAGCGCCGTTGTCAATTCCTCCGTATCAGCGACCCTATATGTGGGAAAAAAAACAAGTGGAGCAATTGTTAAATGACATATGCTATAATAAAAGGCACTCTTCTGAACATTATAGAATAGGGAGCTTGATTACTTGTTTAAACGAAAGACGCTTTGATATAGTTGATGGTCAGCAAAGAGCCACCACTCTGCTTTTGATACTTCGTTGTTTGAAACCTTCGTACAGAAATAACTTGTTTGACAATTTGCAGTACAATCATTCTCTGTCGTACAAGCACCTGAAGCAAAATAGGATGATTATTGAGAAATGGATTCAAGATAATATCGCGAATGAAAAGGAATTTTTTTTCAACTACATTCTTAATAATTGTGAATTAGTTGTGGTTACAGTTTATAATATTTCCGAAGCCTTCCAAATGTTTGATTCACAAAACGGCAATGGAAAAGAACTAGAACCATATAATCTGTTGAAGGCTTACCATTTAAGGGCTATCAAAGACAGAGATAATCAAGAACGTCAAATTCGAGAAAAATGTCATATTAATTGGGAAAATGCCGTAAAAAGTAGTTTGCCAAATGGCCAAAACTTTGACGTATTAAAACAATTGTTTTCGGAACAATTGTATAAATCCAGAATATGGTCAAAGGGAAATATCGCCTATCGTTTTGCAAAAAAAGATATTGACGAATTTAAGGGATTCAGTAAAATTCAATATCCATATCAAAACATCTCTCTGTTGATGTTCTTTGAATGGTTGAAGAATCAAGAGGGAATCAAAGAAAAAGTTGTTGATCGAGACAACAATTCTGATGACTCGAATTTCATAAAAAATTTCATGAATGTCAATCAGGATATTGTTGATGGTGAATTATTTTTTCAATATGTTGAAACCTATGTTGCCATGTATAAGAGGCTTTTCCTCGATAGCCTCCACAATAAAACATTAGAAGAATTTCAAAAATTTTATAATGATTATTGTTTTTACAAAGGGTATGGGCGAATGGGAGATACATATTTAAGAGAGTTGTTTAAGGCATTAGTATTCTGTTTCTACGATAAGTTTGGAATTACCAAATTTGAGCCAAGATTCTACAAGATTCTTTACGCTTTTGTTTATAGAATTCGCATTCAGCAATCAAGAGTTGTTTACAATACGGTTGCAAAGGTCCCTATAGAAGGCGATATCAAACCATTTAACATCATTGCACAGGCTCGAGAACCCAAAGATATTGAAAAAATATGCGGGGCATGCATGGTTAAAAAAAATGACTTGAATCAATTGAAAAATGATGCTGCTGATAAATCCAAACGAAGATCATCGTCCTTTGTTCCAGAAATTATAAATTTTTTTGAAAAAGAATCTTTTGTATTGTAATTTGTATTGTAATTAGGTGTAAAATTATGGAAGATAAAGTCTACCTACTTTCTATAGCTGATCTTTTCAACGATCTTTACAGCATTCCCTTGTATCAACGTTGTTTTGCTTGGAGTACAGAACAAATAGCGACACTGCTTCAGGATATCTATTCTAGCTATAATGAAAGTAAAAAAGAAAATAAGGGTATTCCATATTATGTTGGATGCCTTGTTGTGATGAAGAAAGAAACGTCATTTGAAGTGATTGATGGCCAGCAACGATTAACATTCTTTACCTTACTGACAAAAATTCTTGGAGTAAACACTCCTGAATGCAAGATAGAATACGAATCTCGAGAACTGGAACAAGAATTCCTTAAGCGCTTTTATGAAAACGAAAACTTCTACAATGAAAATAATACTGATGCAGAAATAATCAAACTGAAAAGAAGAAATGCCGATCTTATCAAAGCAATTTACGACATTTGCAATGTAAATCTTATTGCTGAAGGCGAGTCTGCAAAAATTTTGAATCTCGCAACACTAGAGTCCACCGAAAGAACCAAATTTATCAATTACATTAAAAATAAGGTTTTTTTGCTTCGAACGGAAGTATCTAAGAATACCGATGTTAACTCGTACTTTGAAATCATGAATAATAGGGGAAAGCAACTGCAAGAACATGAAATTCTTAAATCCCTTATCATGAGCGGGCTCGGACACAAAGTTTCTCAGCAAATGAAATTTGGTATGATTTGGGACGCCTGCTCACAAATGAACCGTCCTATTCAAAAAAGCTTTTCTTCGAATGACCGAAATATTTTTTTCGGTTCTGATTGGAACACGTTTGTCAGCTTTGACGAATTTAAAAAATACTTTGAAGAAAACAACGAAACATCCAACACGATTGAAACAAAGAGTTTCGATGAATTATTAAACGCTACTTCGGATCCCTTCGTAAATGAAACAAAAGAATATGATGAAAATTATCGGGGCTCATTCAAATACCAGTCTATAATTGATTTTCCGAACTTTTTGATGCATATTTTTAAGTTATTCTATGATCCGAACGATCAGATTGCGTTGGATGAAAAATTCCTAATGCGAGATTATAAAGAGGTCTTAGGAAAACCTGACCCTGAGGAATTCATATATAAACTGTTCCTGACAAGAACACTTTTTGATCGCTTTATAATTAAAATTGAAGGTGTTGTGGATGACAAGTATGAAGATGACAATATTTCAATAGCCAAAGAAGATGAAGAATTTTTCTGGAGATTACTGGAACCTGTTAAAAATTCTCAAAATCAACTTGATTATAGGGTGGAAACGGAATTTTCTAGTGATAGCTTTGTAAAATCATTGTCTATGTTGCAAGTGACGTTCAGAAGTCGTCATCATAAAAAATGGCTGCAGGAATTACTGAAATTCCTTGTGGCATCTTACAAAGAACACGAAACTATTAATGTTAATGAAATTTTCAAAAAAGAATACTTAAAAACGATTCATTCATATATTAGGAATTATTTTAAACAAAATATAACCAATGAACACGAGAAGGGAATGGGTACGAATACCCCTCATTTCCTTTTCAATCTGATTGATTATTTGTATTGGATTGCTAAGAAGAATAATCTTCAGAAACAATTTCCTGAAATGGTATATGTAAAAGACTTCAACTTCCGTTATCATAACTCAGTAGAGCACCATTATCCGCAGCACCCTGATAATATGAATACGATTGAATTCAAGGAAGTGGAGCCTTTAGTTGACAACTTGGGAAATCTTTGTCTTATAAGCAAAGGAACCAACTCTCGTTTGCAAAACGTTTCACCATGGGAAAAGGTTCAAAATCGAGCAGGAAAGGCTCCTGACGTGAACGGAGTTAAAGCATTTCCGCCAAAACGACAGATTATGTACACCATTACTCAAAACACTAGAACATGGGGAAAATCACAGATTGAAGAACATTATAAGAACGTACTCGAATTATTGAACAGCATGGAAGACTTACTTGGTGTTGACAAGACAGAAGATAATCAAGTTTCAATTACATACACAAGCACTAATAAAGAGCAATATGAAAGCATGCAATCGACCGACAAGCAAGTTCAGGCAAATCCAGCCAAAGAGAATAATGTATATTTTCATTCAGTCAATCCAACCAATGAAGAAAAAACTTATACCCATAAAGGAGAATCTCAAATGAATGCTCAAGTTTCACAAAACAATTTGAGCGACGTGGCTCGTTTCAAGAAATTACTTGAATACTTCGTTGCACATGTCGAGTATTGTCAAAAACTATATCTTCATACAAAGAAAGACCCAAATGTCGATCCATCAACTTGCGTTGGTTATGACGAGTACGTTGCTCCATATATTAGGGATGGCAGGCCAGTACCTCTTGAAATGAATGAATGGGAACCAAAATCTCCTAACGCTATTTTGAATAAAAAAATAAAAGGACAATGGGATACTTTTGGCGATAAAGAAATCCGAATGGTTGTTAGAAATCATTTTGGAAGCTATTCATCGGCCAGGTGCTTCCTTGATTGGGGCGGTTGGCGAAATATAAACAACGTATGGAACAACGATAGATCCAAAATCATCGCTTTGAAAATCAGAAAAAACTTGAACGAAAGTGCAGAAAACCCCGATTGGCGTGACATCGCAAACACAACATTAACCAATTTGGGATTATTTGATGGACAAGAACCAAACGAGTCTTTAGAAGAATTTTTTGATACTTATTTAAATTT
Coding sequences within it:
- a CDS encoding BspA family leucine-rich repeat surface protein, encoding MDEENWVEFSNIIKMDDENIEKFKKLYGEGERFFIANTTLCETMISFSQIIPEVQKNESDKEWFDNSRQDASNFFGAENSELIGKTLAKWRIDHWGSCSDLLYDDGPHLQTLEGLLKGEYVFFTRCRPPIKVYEKMATDGLVFEAEWWSRASDEWAIGKGQVKEGRFLYDIGPMTGSEKMSLELVAHEFLEPEESSDDRPTIVVKSREHLDQLIQCVQEYLKTELYLQGTFGLIREILGNTIVLDNVLDLNFIDVSSVTDLSDLFANFDVSPCPEKGWFCKIRLDISKWNVSSETKMTHLFDNDRVDLGDFRKWDTSRANKVWDDIESYYNFGFNIILNFKDKHSLKTSFDANDEDFLDELSLHNIPSSDSYYRNGKLVYDSQPEDSSEDSKTAPADDGAEDDLPF
- a CDS encoding BspA family leucine-rich repeat surface protein, which encodes MAEQPKDMATVVVTEKKQLLDLIKETMALYGPECDLNFIDVSQITDMSELFKGSEFNGDISKWNVSKATNMESMFEESKFNGDISAWDVSNVTNMNCIFGVSEFCSDISQWNVSNVANMGCMFLRSKFNGDISKWNVSNVTDMNRMFWGSEFRGDISKWNVSNVTDMSYMFCESIFTSDISKWNVSNVADMNRMFCLSKFNGDISKWNVSNVTDMDTMFWGSEFCGDISKWDVSNVTNMSWMFMNSIFTGDISQWNVSNVTNMSCMFGKSIFSGNISKWNVSNVTNMSGMFHYSKFNGDISQWNVSNVTNMSDMFLTSEFCGDISQWNVSNVMNMSNMFKQSKFNGDISQWDVLNVTDMSGMFSDSLFTGDISKWDVSNVTNMSNMFERKMFTRQSLFNGDISAWDVSNVTNMSCMFNGAHFNGDISRWNVSNVTNMSDMFSGSKFNGDISQWNVSNVTNMSKMFEQSKFNGDISAWDVSNVTNMSYMFARSEFRGDISQWNVSNVTTMSGMFSEALFDGDISKWEVSNVTNMSDMFRESEFNGDISKWNVSNVTNMYCMFYCMFGESKFNGDISQWDVSNVTNMESMFQGSALESSKKIPLWYSPKKKGK
- a CDS encoding BspA family leucine-rich repeat surface protein — translated: MEKITARDKNHLRELIDQAIDNKHMYCNLNFIDVSQVTDMSGLFSGSYFKGDISRWDVSNVTNMRGMFHRASFNGDISRWNVSNVTDMNGMFSEALFDGDISRWNVSNVTNMSGMFSCASFNGDISRWNVSKVKDMSYMFCGYGHETTKFPFDGDISRWDVSNVTNMTGMFSFSKFNGNISKWNVSNVQFMKAMFACSSFRGDISEWNTSKVTNMDYMFKNSAIKALGKIPAWYKESENANLFKNGWGNSSRERDRIYEKDIFVMLQNPAKDK
- a CDS encoding DUF262 domain-containing protein, whose protein sequence is MLEKLFKLTNEELEDNATRHKVDANIETVQTVLEAPLSIPPYQRPYMWEKKQVEQLLNDICYNKRHSSEHYRIGSLITCLNERRFDIVDGQQRATTLLLILRCLKPSYRNNLFDNLQYNHSLSYKHLKQNRMIIEKWIQDNIANEKEFFFNYILNNCELVVVTVYNISEAFQMFDSQNGNGKELEPYNLLKAYHLRAIKDRDNQERQIREKCHINWENAVKSSLPNGQNFDVLKQLFSEQLYKSRIWSKGNIAYRFAKKDIDEFKGFSKIQYPYQNISLLMFFEWLKNQEGIKEKVVDRDNNSDDSNFIKNFMNVNQDIVDGELFFQYVETYVAMYKRLFLDSLHNKTLEEFQKFYNDYCFYKGYGRMGDTYLRELFKALVFCFYDKFGITKFEPRFYKILYAFVYRIRIQQSRVVYNTVAKVPIEGDIKPFNIIAQAREPKDIEKICGACMVKKNDLNQLKNDAADKSKRRSSSFVPEIINFFEKESFVL
- a CDS encoding DUF262 domain-containing protein, coding for MEDKVYLLSIADLFNDLYSIPLYQRCFAWSTEQIATLLQDIYSSYNESKKENKGIPYYVGCLVVMKKETSFEVIDGQQRLTFFTLLTKILGVNTPECKIEYESRELEQEFLKRFYENENFYNENNTDAEIIKLKRRNADLIKAIYDICNVNLIAEGESAKILNLATLESTERTKFINYIKNKVFLLRTEVSKNTDVNSYFEIMNNRGKQLQEHEILKSLIMSGLGHKVSQQMKFGMIWDACSQMNRPIQKSFSSNDRNIFFGSDWNTFVSFDEFKKYFEENNETSNTIETKSFDELLNATSDPFVNETKEYDENYRGSFKYQSIIDFPNFLMHIFKLFYDPNDQIALDEKFLMRDYKEVLGKPDPEEFIYKLFLTRTLFDRFIIKIEGVVDDKYEDDNISIAKEDEEFFWRLLEPVKNSQNQLDYRVETEFSSDSFVKSLSMLQVTFRSRHHKKWLQELLKFLVASYKEHETINVNEIFKKEYLKTIHSYIRNYFKQNITNEHEKGMGTNTPHFLFNLIDYLYWIAKKNNLQKQFPEMVYVKDFNFRYHNSVEHHYPQHPDNMNTIEFKEVEPLVDNLGNLCLISKGTNSRLQNVSPWEKVQNRAGKAPDVNGVKAFPPKRQIMYTITQNTRTWGKSQIEEHYKNVLELLNSMEDLLGVDKTEDNQVSITYTSTNKEQYESMQSTDKQVQANPAKENNVYFHSVNPTNEEKTYTHKGESQMNAQVSQNNLSDVARFKKLLEYFVAHVEYCQKLYLHTKKDPNVDPSTCVGYDEYVAPYIRDGRPVPLEMNEWEPKSPNAILNKKIKGQWDTFGDKEIRMVVRNHFGSYSSARCFLDWGGWRNINNVWNNDRSKIIALKIRKNLNESAENPDWRDIANTTLTNLGLFDGQEPNESLEEFFDTYLNL